In the genome of Pseudomonas sp. P5_109, one region contains:
- a CDS encoding high-affinity branched-chain amino acid ABC transporter permease LivM: MTRNLKQAFFSALLVWAVAYPVLGLKLTIVGINLEVHGTSDATLITIAVCSVLMFLRVLFDQQISSAWRSSPSMPMIPAKASNFLTLPTTQRWIIIALIAGALVWPFFGSRGAVDIATLVLIYVMLGLGLNIVVGLAGLLDLGYVGFYAVGAYSYALLSHYYGLSFWICLPIAGLMAATFGFLLGFPVLRLRGDYLAIVTLGFGEIIRLFLRNLTGLTGGPNGISNIEKPTFFGLTFERKAAEGMQTFHEYFGLEYNSINKVIFLYLVALLLALGALFVINRLLRMPLGRAWEALREDEIACRALGLNPTIIKLSAFTLGASFAGFAGSFFAARQGLVTPESFTFIESAIILAIVVLGGMGSQLGVILAAIVMILLPEMMREFSEYRMLMFGALMVLMMIWRPQGLLPMQRPHMELRK; encoded by the coding sequence ATGACTAGGAATCTTAAACAGGCGTTTTTCAGCGCCTTGCTGGTGTGGGCCGTGGCCTACCCGGTACTCGGTCTGAAGCTGACCATCGTCGGCATCAACCTCGAAGTTCATGGCACCAGCGACGCCACCCTGATCACCATCGCGGTGTGCTCGGTACTGATGTTCCTGCGTGTGCTGTTCGACCAGCAGATCAGCTCGGCCTGGCGTTCGTCGCCAAGCATGCCGATGATTCCGGCCAAGGCCAGCAACTTCCTGACCCTGCCAACCACGCAGCGCTGGATCATCATCGCGCTGATCGCCGGTGCGCTGGTCTGGCCGTTCTTCGGCTCTCGCGGTGCGGTGGATATCGCAACCCTGGTGCTGATCTACGTGATGCTCGGCCTCGGCCTGAACATCGTGGTCGGCCTGGCCGGTCTGCTCGACCTCGGTTACGTCGGCTTCTACGCCGTCGGCGCCTACAGCTACGCGCTGTTGTCGCACTACTACGGCCTGAGCTTCTGGATCTGCCTGCCGATTGCCGGCCTGATGGCGGCCACCTTCGGCTTCCTGCTCGGTTTCCCGGTACTGCGCTTGCGTGGCGACTACCTGGCGATCGTGACCCTGGGCTTCGGTGAAATCATTCGTCTGTTCCTGCGTAACCTGACCGGCCTCACTGGCGGTCCGAACGGCATCAGCAACATCGAGAAACCGACGTTCTTCGGCCTGACCTTCGAACGTAAAGCCGCGGAAGGCATGCAAACCTTCCATGAGTATTTCGGCCTCGAATACAACTCGATCAACAAGGTGATCTTCCTCTACCTGGTTGCGCTGTTGCTTGCCCTGGGTGCGCTGTTCGTCATCAACCGCTTGCTGCGCATGCCCCTGGGGCGTGCCTGGGAAGCGTTGCGCGAAGACGAAATCGCCTGCCGCGCCCTGGGCCTGAACCCGACCATCATCAAACTGTCGGCCTTCACCCTCGGTGCCAGCTTCGCCGGTTTCGCCGGCAGCTTCTTCGCGGCCCGTCAGGGTCTGGTAACGCCGGAGTCCTTCACCTTCATCGAGTCGGCGATCATTCTCGCCATCGTGGTGCTCGGCGGCATGGGCTCGCAGCTGGGTGTAATCCTGGCGGCGATCGTGATGATCCTGCTGCCGGAAATGATGCGTGAGTTCAGTGAGTACCGCATGTTGATGTTCGGCGCCTTGATGGTGCTGATGATGATCTGGCGCCCTCAGGGTCTGCTGCCCATGCAACGTCCTCACATGGAGCTGCGCAAATGA
- the livH gene encoding high-affinity branched-chain amino acid ABC transporter permease LivH, translating to MPDIYHFFQQLVNGLTIGSTYALIAIGYTMVYGIIGMINFAHGEVYMIGSYVAFIAIAGLAMLGLDSVPLLMTAAFLATIVVTSAYGYSIERIAYRPLRGSNRLIPLISAIGMSIFLQNTVLLAQDSKDKSIPNLIPGNIAFGPGGAHEVLISYMQIVVFVVTLIAMLGLTLFISRSRLGRACRACAEDIKMANLLGINTNNIIALTFVIGAALAAIAAVLLSMQYGVINPNAGFLVGLKAFTAAVLGGIGSIPGAMLGGLVLGVAEAFGADIFGDQYKDVVAFGLLVLVLLFRPTGLLGRPEVEKV from the coding sequence ATGCCTGACATCTATCACTTTTTCCAACAGCTGGTTAATGGCCTGACCATTGGCAGCACGTATGCCCTGATCGCCATCGGCTATACGATGGTTTACGGCATCATTGGAATGATCAACTTCGCCCATGGCGAGGTGTACATGATCGGCTCCTACGTGGCGTTCATCGCCATCGCCGGGCTGGCCATGCTGGGACTCGACAGCGTTCCGCTGTTGATGACCGCCGCTTTCCTGGCAACCATCGTCGTCACCAGTGCCTATGGCTACAGCATCGAACGGATCGCCTACCGCCCCTTGCGCGGCAGCAACCGTCTGATCCCGCTGATTTCCGCCATCGGCATGTCGATCTTCCTGCAGAACACGGTTCTGCTGGCGCAAGACTCCAAGGACAAATCCATCCCCAACCTGATTCCGGGCAACATTGCCTTTGGGCCAGGTGGCGCACATGAAGTGCTGATTTCCTACATGCAAATCGTGGTGTTCGTGGTGACCTTGATCGCCATGCTCGGCCTGACGCTGTTCATCTCCCGCTCTCGCCTGGGTCGCGCCTGCCGCGCCTGCGCCGAAGACATCAAGATGGCCAACCTGTTGGGCATCAACACCAACAACATCATCGCCCTGACCTTCGTCATCGGTGCGGCACTGGCAGCCATTGCCGCCGTCCTGCTGAGCATGCAGTACGGCGTGATCAACCCGAACGCCGGTTTCCTCGTCGGCCTCAAGGCCTTCACCGCAGCGGTGCTGGGCGGTATCGGCAGTATTCCGGGCGCCATGCTCGGCGGGCTGGTACTTGGCGTGGCGGAAGCCTTTGGTGCCGATATCTTCGGCGACCAGTACAAGGACGTCGTGGCGTTCGGTCTACTGGTTCTGGTGCTGTTGTTCCGGCCAACCGGCCTGTTGGGTCGTCCGGAGGTTGAGAAGGTATGA
- a CDS encoding LysR family transcriptional regulator yields the protein MSEMDDLAAFAVLIEAGSFTLAAQQLGCSKGQLSKRISQLEAQFCVVLLQRTTRRLSLTAAGAALLPQAQALVVQVERARQALARLKDDMAGPVRMTVPVSLGETFFDGLLLEFSAKYPQVQIELELNNSYRDLSRDGFDLAIRSDVAIDQRLVARPLLAWQELTCASPAYLEQYGEPQTPQALAEHRCLLNSHYSGREEWLYHQQHELLRVRVSGPFASNHYNLLKKAALVGAGIARLPSYCLPTELADGRLRWLLRDYQTRSMPMYLVHPYQGGLPRRTQVLADYLIGWFKRSGEVLDRL from the coding sequence ATGAGCGAGATGGATGACCTGGCCGCGTTTGCGGTATTGATCGAAGCGGGTAGTTTTACCTTGGCGGCGCAGCAGCTCGGGTGCAGCAAAGGCCAGTTGTCCAAGCGCATCAGTCAGTTGGAAGCGCAGTTTTGCGTGGTGTTGCTGCAACGCACCACCCGCCGCTTGAGCCTGACCGCCGCCGGTGCTGCGTTGTTGCCACAGGCTCAGGCGCTGGTGGTGCAAGTCGAGCGGGCGCGCCAGGCGCTGGCGAGATTGAAGGACGACATGGCCGGTCCGGTGCGGATGACGGTGCCGGTATCGCTCGGGGAAACTTTCTTCGATGGCTTGCTGTTGGAGTTCTCCGCCAAGTATCCCCAAGTGCAGATCGAGCTGGAGCTCAACAACAGCTACCGCGATCTGTCCCGCGACGGCTTCGACCTGGCGATTCGCTCTGACGTGGCCATTGACCAACGACTAGTGGCACGTCCGCTGCTGGCGTGGCAAGAGCTGACCTGTGCCAGCCCGGCCTATCTGGAGCAATACGGTGAACCGCAAACGCCTCAGGCGCTGGCCGAGCATCGCTGCCTGCTTAACAGCCATTACAGCGGCCGGGAGGAGTGGCTGTATCACCAGCAGCATGAGTTGTTGCGTGTGCGGGTGTCGGGGCCGTTCGCCAGCAACCATTACAACCTGTTGAAAAAGGCCGCACTGGTCGGCGCCGGAATTGCGCGCCTGCCGTCCTACTGTTTGCCAACAGAGCTGGCCGACGGGCGTTTGCGTTGGCTGCTGCGCGATTATCAGACCCGCAGTATGCCGATGTACCTGGTGCATCCGTATCAGGGCGGATTGCCCAGGCGTACGCAGGTGCTGGCGGACTATTTGATCGGGTGGTTCAAGCGCAGTGGGGAGGTGCTGGACAGGCTATAG
- a CDS encoding short chain dehydrogenase, with protein sequence MKILLIGAGGTIGSAVDKELSQRHEIIRIGRNSGDFQVDISDSASIRKLFEQTGKFDALVCAAGNVTFAALNEMTEESFALGLKDKLMGQVNLLLIGREFANDGASFTFTTGVLSHDPIYSGASAALVNGALDSFVRAAAIELPRGLRVNSISPNVLVEAMGKYAPYFRGFKPVPAADVALAYAKSVEGLQTGQTFHVG encoded by the coding sequence ATGAAAATTCTTTTGATCGGCGCAGGCGGCACCATCGGTTCGGCAGTGGACAAAGAGTTGTCCCAGCGCCACGAAATCATCCGCATTGGCCGCAACAGCGGCGACTTTCAGGTGGATATCAGCGACAGCGCTTCGATTCGCAAACTGTTCGAGCAGACCGGCAAATTCGATGCGCTGGTGTGCGCCGCAGGCAACGTGACCTTCGCTGCGCTCAACGAGATGACCGAAGAAAGCTTTGCCCTGGGCCTCAAGGACAAACTCATGGGCCAGGTCAACCTGCTGCTGATCGGTCGCGAGTTCGCCAATGACGGTGCTTCGTTCACCTTCACCACCGGCGTGCTCAGTCACGATCCTATTTACAGCGGTGCCTCGGCAGCGTTGGTCAACGGTGCACTGGACAGTTTCGTTCGCGCCGCCGCCATCGAATTGCCGCGTGGCCTGCGAGTGAATTCGATCAGCCCGAATGTCCTGGTCGAAGCCATGGGCAAATACGCGCCGTATTTCCGTGGCTTCAAGCCGGTTCCGGCAGCGGATGTAGCCTTGGCCTACGCCAAGAGCGTGGAAGGCCTGCAAACGGGTCAGACCTTTCACGTGGGTTGA
- a CDS encoding IS4 family transposase: MRLARALELTHNIASTPNAIDGLDSLLDPSLVEQALEQAGVATLRKRRLPLEMMLWCVISMSFFRRMSAWDVVSRMNIMLPGQRPLVAPSAVVQARQRLGSEAVRQVFDLTQKSWHEAAAHPTWAGLRLLGVDGVVWRTPDTPENRARYDSASNQHGDTGFPQVRMVCQMELTSHLLIGSAFDGYRSNEMKLAEQLIETTPDHSLTLFDRGFYSLGLLHQWQQAGSERHWLMPLRKGAQYEVVQRLGRQDAVVSLSTSPQARKQWPGLPERLTARLLSKTVKGKVCQILTSMADPLRFPPDEIVDLYSQRWEIELGFREMKQTLLNSSYTLRSKTPEMIEQELWGVLLGYNLLRYQMVEMSRHCPGIYPCEMSFTACTWAILGFINSVSADRSGNIPKYLAELHASAPQYVLPHRRAERIYPRAIRLKSPKYPIKNKNASQLN; this comes from the coding sequence ATGCGTCTCGCTCGGGCACTGGAACTGACCCACAACATCGCCTCCACTCCCAACGCCATCGATGGATTGGATTCCTTACTCGACCCTTCTTTGGTCGAACAGGCACTTGAGCAGGCCGGTGTAGCGACCCTGCGCAAGCGGCGTTTGCCGCTGGAAATGATGCTTTGGTGCGTGATCTCCATGTCGTTCTTTCGACGTATGTCGGCCTGGGATGTGGTCAGCCGCATGAACATCATGCTGCCGGGACAGCGTCCGCTGGTAGCGCCCAGCGCCGTAGTCCAGGCCCGTCAGCGATTAGGCAGCGAAGCTGTACGACAGGTCTTCGATCTGACTCAGAAAAGTTGGCATGAAGCGGCCGCTCATCCAACTTGGGCCGGTTTGCGCTTACTGGGCGTCGACGGTGTCGTCTGGCGAACACCCGATACCCCCGAAAACCGTGCGCGTTACGACTCGGCCAGTAACCAGCATGGCGACACTGGTTTCCCTCAGGTGCGCATGGTCTGCCAAATGGAGTTGACCAGCCACTTGTTGATCGGCAGTGCGTTTGACGGCTACCGCAGCAACGAAATGAAGCTGGCAGAACAACTGATCGAAACCACGCCCGATCACTCGTTGACGCTGTTCGATCGCGGCTTTTATTCCTTGGGTTTGCTGCACCAGTGGCAGCAGGCCGGCTCCGAGCGCCATTGGCTGATGCCATTGCGCAAAGGTGCGCAGTACGAAGTGGTTCAGCGTCTGGGTCGCCAGGATGCGGTGGTTTCGTTAAGCACTTCGCCGCAGGCTCGCAAGCAATGGCCGGGGCTGCCGGAGCGTCTGACCGCGCGACTCCTGAGCAAAACCGTCAAAGGCAAGGTATGTCAGATCCTGACCTCAATGGCCGACCCGCTGCGCTTCCCGCCCGACGAAATCGTTGATCTGTACAGTCAGCGATGGGAGATCGAATTAGGCTTTCGGGAAATGAAACAGACGCTGCTCAACAGCAGCTATACGTTGCGCAGCAAAACGCCCGAGATGATCGAGCAGGAATTATGGGGAGTGTTGTTGGGCTACAACTTGTTGCGCTATCAAATGGTGGAAATGAGTCGCCACTGCCCCGGCATTTACCCATGTGAAATGAGTTTTACCGCCTGCACCTGGGCGATCCTCGGGTTTATCAACAGCGTCTCGGCCGACCGCTCCGGGAACATCCCCAAGTACCTGGCCGAGCTGCATGCCTCAGCCCCGCAGTATGTACTGCCTCATCGACGGGCGGAGCGCATTTACCCCCGGGCCATCAGGCTCAAATCCCCGAAGTATCCGATCAAAAATAAAAATGCCAGTCAGCTTAACTGA
- the livG gene encoding high-affinity branched-chain amino acid ABC transporter ATP-binding protein LivG, which yields MSREILKVENLSMRFGGLLAVNGVALSVKEKQVVALIGPNGAGKTTVFNCLTGFYKPSGGSILLDGEAIEGLPGHKIALKGVVRTFQNVRLFKDMTAVENLLIAQHRHLNTNFLSGLFKTPSFRKSEREAMDFAEFWLEKVNLKEFANRPAGTLAYGQQRRLEIARCMMTRPRILMLDEPAAGLNPKETEDLKALISMLREEHNVTVLLIEHDMKLVMSISDHIVVINQGTPLANGTPEQIRDNPEVIKAYLGEA from the coding sequence ATGAGCCGCGAGATCCTTAAAGTAGAAAACCTGAGCATGCGCTTCGGCGGTTTGCTGGCGGTCAACGGCGTTGCCTTGAGCGTGAAAGAGAAACAAGTGGTTGCACTGATCGGCCCCAACGGTGCCGGCAAGACCACCGTGTTCAACTGCCTGACCGGTTTCTACAAGCCGAGCGGCGGCAGCATCCTGCTCGACGGCGAGGCGATCGAAGGCCTGCCGGGCCACAAGATCGCTCTCAAGGGCGTGGTGCGCACCTTCCAGAACGTGCGGTTGTTCAAGGACATGACCGCGGTCGAGAACCTCTTGATCGCCCAGCACCGTCACCTGAACACCAACTTCCTGTCCGGCCTGTTCAAGACCCCGTCGTTCCGCAAAAGCGAGCGCGAGGCCATGGACTTCGCCGAGTTCTGGCTGGAAAAGGTCAACCTGAAAGAGTTCGCCAACCGCCCCGCCGGCACCCTGGCCTACGGTCAGCAACGTCGCCTGGAAATCGCCCGCTGCATGATGACCCGCCCGCGGATCCTCATGCTCGACGAACCAGCCGCCGGCCTGAACCCGAAGGAAACCGAGGACCTCAAGGCGCTGATCAGCATGCTGCGTGAAGAGCACAACGTCACCGTTCTGCTGATCGAACACGACATGAAGCTGGTCATGAGCATTTCCGACCACATCGTCGTGATCAACCAGGGCACGCCCTTGGCCAACGGTACGCCGGAACAGATCCGCGACAATCCTGAAGTGATCAAAGCCTACCTGGGGGAAGCGTAA
- a CDS encoding DUF2288 domain-containing protein yields the protein MNQEPSTLYAKLLGETASITWKELEPFFAKGALLWVDPGLDLIAAAEAVATDEGEKVAAWLAADKVAKLSETRALDLFERDPQLWAVVVSPWILVQERAQV from the coding sequence ATGAATCAAGAACCTAGCACCCTCTATGCCAAGCTGCTTGGTGAAACTGCATCTATTACCTGGAAAGAGCTGGAGCCGTTCTTCGCCAAGGGTGCCCTATTGTGGGTCGATCCCGGCCTGGATTTGATCGCCGCCGCTGAGGCCGTGGCGACCGATGAGGGCGAGAAAGTGGCTGCCTGGCTGGCCGCCGACAAGGTCGCCAAGCTGTCTGAAACGCGGGCGCTGGATCTTTTTGAACGTGATCCGCAATTGTGGGCCGTGGTTGTTTCGCCGTGGATTCTGGTCCAGGAAAGGGCGCAGGTATAA
- a CDS encoding ABC transporter ATP-binding protein, producing the protein MLQFENVSTFYGKIQALHSVNVEVRQGEIVTLIGANGAGKSTLLMTLCGSPRAHSGSIRYMGEELVGQDSSQIMRKSIAVVPEGRRVFSRLTVEENLSMGGFFTAKGDYQEQMDKVLGLFPRLKERFSQRGGTMSGGEQQMLAIGRALMSKPKLLLLDEPSLGLAPIIIQQIFDIIEQLRKDGVTVFLVEQNANQALKIADRAYVLENGRVVMQGTGEALLTDPKVREAYLGG; encoded by the coding sequence ATGCTGCAGTTCGAAAACGTTTCCACCTTCTACGGCAAGATCCAGGCCCTGCACAGTGTCAACGTCGAAGTCCGCCAGGGCGAGATCGTGACCCTGATCGGTGCCAACGGTGCCGGCAAGTCCACGCTGCTGATGACGCTTTGCGGTTCGCCGCGCGCCCACAGCGGCAGCATCCGTTACATGGGTGAGGAACTGGTCGGCCAGGACTCCTCGCAGATCATGCGCAAGAGCATCGCCGTCGTGCCGGAAGGTCGTCGGGTGTTTTCCCGCCTGACCGTGGAAGAAAATCTCTCCATGGGCGGTTTCTTCACCGCCAAGGGCGACTATCAGGAACAGATGGACAAGGTTCTCGGACTTTTCCCACGCCTGAAAGAACGCTTCAGCCAGCGCGGCGGCACCATGTCCGGTGGCGAACAGCAAATGCTCGCCATCGGCCGTGCGCTGATGAGCAAGCCCAAGTTGTTGCTGCTCGACGAGCCGTCGCTGGGCCTGGCACCCATCATCATCCAGCAGATCTTCGACATCATCGAACAACTGCGCAAGGACGGCGTGACGGTGTTCCTGGTCGAACAGAACGCCAACCAGGCGCTGAAGATCGCTGACCGCGCCTACGTTCTGGAGAACGGCCGGGTGGTGATGCAAGGCACCGGTGAAGCATTGCTGACCGACCCGAAAGTGCGCGAAGCGTACCTGGGTGGCTAA
- a CDS encoding branched-chain amino acid ABC transporter substrate-binding protein, whose amino-acid sequence MTKATKQISKLFAAMVLAGVASHSFAADTIKIGIAGPKTGPVAQYGDMQFSGAKMAIEQINAKGGVDGKKLEAVEYDDACDPKQAVAVANKVVNDGVKFVVGHLCSSSTQPASDIYEDEGVIMITPAATSPDITARGYKMVFRTIGLDSAQGPAAGNYIADFVKPKIVAVLHDKQQYGEGIATAVKTTLEKKGVKVAVFEGVNAGDKDFSSMIAKLKQANVDFVYYGGYHPELGLILRQSQEKGLKAKFMGPEGVGNDSISQIAKDASEGLLVTLPKSFDQDPANVALADAFKAKKEDPSGPFVFPAYSAVTVIADGIKAAKSEDAAKVAEAIHAGTFKTPTGDLSFDAKGDLKDFKFVVYEWHFGKPKTEASPQ is encoded by the coding sequence ATGACTAAGGCTACTAAGCAGATTTCCAAACTGTTTGCCGCTATGGTTCTGGCAGGGGTTGCCAGCCATTCGTTCGCAGCTGACACCATCAAGATCGGCATCGCCGGCCCTAAAACCGGCCCTGTAGCCCAATACGGCGACATGCAGTTCAGTGGCGCCAAAATGGCCATCGAACAGATCAACGCCAAAGGCGGCGTAGACGGCAAGAAACTCGAAGCCGTTGAATACGATGACGCCTGTGATCCAAAACAAGCTGTCGCGGTCGCGAACAAAGTCGTCAACGACGGCGTCAAGTTCGTGGTCGGCCACCTGTGCTCCAGCTCCACTCAACCGGCTTCGGACATCTACGAAGACGAAGGCGTGATCATGATCACCCCGGCTGCCACCAGCCCGGACATCACCGCCCGTGGTTACAAAATGGTGTTCCGCACCATCGGCCTGGACAGCGCTCAAGGCCCTGCCGCCGGTAACTACATCGCCGACTTCGTCAAGCCGAAGATCGTTGCTGTCCTGCACGACAAGCAGCAATACGGTGAAGGCATCGCCACCGCCGTCAAAACCACTCTCGAGAAAAAAGGCGTTAAAGTCGCCGTGTTCGAAGGCGTCAACGCCGGCGACAAAGACTTCTCCTCGATGATCGCCAAGCTCAAGCAAGCCAACGTCGACTTCGTCTACTACGGCGGCTACCACCCGGAGCTGGGCCTGATCCTGCGTCAATCCCAGGAAAAAGGCCTGAAAGCCAAGTTCATGGGTCCGGAAGGCGTGGGTAACGACTCCATTTCGCAGATCGCCAAGGACGCTTCCGAAGGCCTGCTGGTGACCCTGCCGAAATCCTTCGACCAGGATCCTGCCAACGTTGCCCTGGCTGACGCGTTCAAGGCCAAGAAAGAAGACCCGAGCGGTCCGTTCGTGTTCCCGGCCTACTCGGCTGTGACCGTAATCGCCGATGGTATCAAGGCTGCCAAGTCCGAAGACGCTGCAAAAGTGGCGGAAGCCATTCACGCCGGCACCTTCAAGACCCCGACCGGCGACCTGAGCTTCGACGCCAAGGGCGACCTGAAGGACTTCAAATTTGTGGTTTACGAGTGGCACTTCGGCAAACCAAAAACTGAAGCTTCGCCTCAGTAA